The following proteins come from a genomic window of Natronosalvus vescus:
- a CDS encoding cupredoxin domain-containing protein produces MHRRAYLATAGSATLAALAGCTVVGDVGERVLGRTDYDIGMTRMEYLPFSYEATVGEPVVWKNTSEADHTITAIESMLPEGATYFATGDYDDQDTAEAAWHDHHGGRLGTRDTYEHTFEVPGTYGYICVPHVGGGMVGEVVVTD; encoded by the coding sequence ATGCACCGGCGCGCGTACCTGGCGACTGCGGGAAGTGCCACGTTGGCAGCGCTCGCGGGCTGTACAGTGGTCGGAGACGTCGGCGAACGCGTCCTCGGACGGACGGACTACGACATCGGCATGACTCGAATGGAGTATCTCCCCTTTTCCTACGAGGCGACCGTCGGCGAACCTGTCGTCTGGAAAAACACCAGCGAGGCCGATCACACGATCACCGCCATCGAGTCGATGCTCCCGGAAGGAGCGACGTACTTCGCAACCGGCGACTACGACGACCAGGACACTGCGGAAGCCGCCTGGCACGACCACCACGGCGGTCGACTCGGGACGCGAGACACCTACGAACACACGTTCGAGGTTCCAGGCACCTACGGCTACATCTGCGTTCCACACGTCGGGGGCGGGATGGTTGGGGAAGTCGTCGTCACCGACTAA
- a CDS encoding KEOPS complex subunit Pcc1 — translation MTGDGKRASRRATIRTRHDVDSSIVVAAIAPDNTDEMDTRLERADGASERVVTTIERETTGGLHSTVDDYVVNLDVAERVAQHGRTTATTPTSTPDEHESATETDTDTNTQ, via the coding sequence ATGACGGGCGACGGAAAGCGAGCGAGCCGTCGGGCGACGATACGGACGCGACACGACGTCGATTCGTCGATCGTCGTGGCGGCTATCGCACCCGACAACACCGACGAGATGGACACTCGCCTCGAGCGGGCTGACGGAGCCTCCGAACGCGTCGTCACCACGATCGAGCGTGAGACGACGGGCGGTCTCCACTCGACGGTCGACGATTACGTGGTCAACCTCGACGTGGCGGAGAGAGTTGCACAGCACGGACGAACGACAGCGACCACTCCGACATCGACTCCGGACGAACACGAGTCGGCGACGGAGACCGATACAGATACCAACACACAATGA
- a CDS encoding small ribosomal subunit Rsm22 family protein, with the protein MTDQRESIRANARYLQHVRPIDPEEIATYVEGSPHPAVVRQVLREEALDLELIERTDGTFVPVEDDPVPPRTATDPEPVRRLPDQYANRLEDELVDRYGVDWHEGASGDLLRSTIRRVKAQYLERQSVTYDEDVAAGYAIYHLPGYYAAIQYALDDFAERGFLDRRLRVLDVGAGVGGPALGLCDYLPEDALLEYHAIEPGEGADLLEAFLEETGSNVHSTVHRTTVETFDPASVDDGENASDDSEGDDANGRNDTSEQFDLVCLCNVLSELDDPEAVLRQALEWVAPGGALLAMAPADKNASIELRRLERAVEIDRIGAGSMDTNPDTSTKPTGTVTVYSPTVRLWAGETPSDRGWSFDVRPDLEVPPFQRKLDEATPDDDDNHTPGEFVNVDVQFSYSILRLDGTRRVELSLEGTGRAKMAEMERHVTNRIDLTAAKLSHSLSEAGPDDEHGGHRGGARGRPNPLFKISDGSEAVDHYAVLTGETSLNRALLEAGYGDVLSFENVLVLWNDDEGAYNLVVDEETIVDRLA; encoded by the coding sequence ATGACTGACCAGCGCGAATCGATCCGGGCGAACGCCAGGTATCTCCAGCACGTCCGTCCCATCGATCCCGAGGAGATCGCCACCTACGTCGAGGGCTCGCCCCACCCGGCCGTCGTCAGGCAGGTGTTACGGGAGGAAGCGCTTGACCTGGAATTGATCGAGCGCACGGATGGGACGTTCGTTCCCGTGGAGGACGACCCCGTTCCGCCGAGGACGGCGACGGATCCCGAGCCAGTTCGACGGCTTCCCGACCAGTATGCCAATCGGCTCGAGGACGAACTCGTCGACCGCTACGGCGTCGACTGGCACGAGGGGGCCTCCGGCGACCTCCTCCGGTCGACGATTCGACGGGTCAAAGCACAGTACCTCGAACGCCAGTCGGTCACCTACGACGAGGACGTCGCCGCCGGCTACGCCATCTACCACCTCCCCGGCTACTACGCGGCGATCCAGTACGCGCTCGACGACTTCGCCGAACGCGGCTTCCTCGACCGACGGTTGCGCGTCCTCGACGTCGGTGCCGGCGTCGGTGGCCCAGCGCTGGGACTCTGTGACTATCTGCCCGAGGACGCCCTCCTCGAGTACCACGCGATCGAACCGGGGGAAGGTGCGGATCTACTCGAGGCGTTCCTCGAGGAAACCGGCTCGAACGTCCACTCGACCGTCCACCGGACGACCGTCGAAACGTTCGATCCGGCCTCGGTCGACGACGGGGAAAATGCGAGTGACGATAGTGAAGGAGATGATGCAAACGGACGCAACGACACCAGTGAGCAATTCGACCTCGTCTGTCTCTGCAACGTCCTCAGCGAATTGGACGACCCCGAAGCCGTCCTCCGGCAGGCGCTCGAGTGGGTCGCCCCCGGCGGAGCCCTGCTGGCGATGGCCCCCGCGGACAAGAACGCGAGCATCGAACTGCGTCGTCTCGAGCGAGCGGTCGAGATCGACCGCATTGGTGCTGGCAGTATGGACACTAATCCCGACACCAGTACCAAACCGACAGGAACCGTCACCGTCTACAGCCCGACCGTCCGCCTCTGGGCCGGCGAGACACCATCCGATCGCGGCTGGTCGTTCGACGTCAGACCGGATCTCGAGGTGCCACCGTTCCAGCGAAAACTCGACGAGGCGACGCCGGACGACGACGATAACCACACCCCCGGCGAGTTCGTCAACGTTGACGTCCAGTTTTCCTACTCGATCCTTCGACTGGACGGGACGCGCCGGGTCGAACTGTCACTCGAGGGAACTGGACGCGCGAAGATGGCCGAGATGGAACGCCACGTAACGAACCGGATCGACCTGACGGCGGCGAAGCTCAGCCACTCGTTGAGCGAGGCTGGCCCGGACGACGAGCACGGCGGTCACCGGGGCGGCGCTCGTGGCCGACCGAACCCACTCTTCAAGATCAGCGACGGCAGCGAAGCCGTCGATCACTACGCCGTCCTCACCGGGGAGACGTCGCTCAACCGCGCTCTCCTCGAGGCGGGGTATGGGGACGTCCTCAGCTTCGAGAACGTGCTCGTCCTCTGGAACGACGACGAAGGAGCGTACAATCTCGTCGTCGATGAGGAGACCATCGTCGACCGGTTGGCGTGA
- a CDS encoding HEAT repeat domain-containing protein, giving the protein MSDDGNADTTDELTVESLRERLESIEAALDDAETEADLDDVESALEELEADVEEADLEDEEDEDEDLEGDVEALADDLEDARGPYAEDVVTEVSEAKDEIAETRWTERGEATLIDVVDSFVVDVNDILGADLTLVNDGDDVPARLTAILENASAAIETADLDADEDAETIAALLEAAGTLTDGVDDAQRWDDLSVRQQLRAQGYYDVLEHVKDYPPEWHALKVHEKRGNVDMVLLALETFDSDFMEEHALEALERMGSEEAIEPMAQRATRRDQDAITILGKIGVADEDVVETLVDYVDNDSNPLLQKVTFKALGEIGAEAAVQPLADQLVAENDEVRSAAARALGLIGDTRAIDPLADILAEDDDDTVRSSAAWALNQIATEDAFEAVAEYADDRSYLVQAEAEKAQPALEPTA; this is encoded by the coding sequence ATGAGCGACGACGGAAACGCGGATACGACCGACGAACTCACCGTCGAGTCACTTCGCGAACGCCTCGAGTCGATCGAAGCGGCGCTCGACGACGCCGAGACCGAAGCCGATCTCGATGACGTCGAATCTGCCCTCGAGGAACTCGAAGCAGATGTTGAGGAAGCCGACCTCGAGGACGAAGAAGACGAGGACGAGGATCTCGAGGGCGACGTCGAGGCACTGGCAGACGACCTCGAGGACGCTCGCGGCCCCTACGCCGAGGACGTCGTCACCGAAGTCAGCGAGGCAAAAGACGAGATCGCCGAGACCCGCTGGACCGAACGGGGCGAAGCGACCCTGATCGACGTCGTCGATTCGTTCGTCGTCGACGTCAACGACATCCTCGGCGCCGACCTGACGCTCGTCAACGACGGAGATGACGTTCCCGCCAGGCTGACGGCGATCCTCGAGAACGCGAGCGCGGCCATCGAGACGGCCGACCTCGATGCTGACGAGGACGCCGAGACGATCGCCGCCTTGCTCGAGGCCGCAGGGACGCTCACCGACGGCGTCGACGACGCCCAGCGATGGGACGACCTCTCGGTTCGCCAGCAACTCCGGGCCCAGGGCTACTACGACGTCCTCGAACACGTCAAGGACTACCCGCCGGAGTGGCACGCGCTGAAGGTACACGAAAAGCGCGGCAACGTCGACATGGTGTTGCTCGCCCTCGAGACGTTCGACTCGGACTTCATGGAGGAACACGCCCTCGAGGCCCTCGAGCGGATGGGTTCCGAGGAGGCGATCGAACCGATGGCCCAGCGGGCGACTCGTCGAGATCAGGACGCAATCACCATCCTCGGCAAAATCGGCGTCGCCGACGAGGACGTCGTCGAGACGCTCGTCGACTACGTCGACAACGACTCGAATCCGCTGCTTCAGAAGGTGACGTTCAAAGCCCTCGGCGAGATCGGTGCCGAGGCGGCCGTCCAGCCGCTTGCCGACCAACTCGTCGCCGAAAACGACGAGGTTCGAAGCGCCGCCGCACGTGCCCTCGGACTGATCGGCGACACGCGAGCCATCGATCCACTCGCGGACATCCTCGCCGAAGACGACGACGACACCGTCCGCTCCTCGGCCGCCTGGGCGCTCAACCAGATCGCCACCGAGGACGCCTTCGAAGCCGTCGCGGAGTACGCCGACGACCGA
- a CDS encoding helix-turn-helix transcriptional regulator, which yields MVFNSLRDRLSSLWGSETGSEDVQTQTQPPSATATDSSTATEHADDHPADETLSYAEQIEYGVEKRDISDEDQVLRLLVKRGGRVDETTILEETGWKEDHLSAVIEEMEEDDQISAITVGRKHVICRRGFEPKGYRSHLHE from the coding sequence ATGGTATTCAATTCACTTCGAGACCGCCTCTCGTCGCTCTGGGGATCGGAAACCGGTTCCGAAGACGTCCAGACACAGACCCAACCTCCATCGGCGACCGCCACAGACTCGAGCACGGCCACCGAGCACGCCGACGACCACCCAGCCGATGAGACGTTGAGTTACGCCGAACAGATCGAGTACGGCGTCGAAAAACGGGACATTAGTGACGAGGATCAGGTACTCAGACTCCTCGTCAAACGCGGTGGGCGCGTCGACGAAACGACAATTCTCGAGGAAACCGGGTGGAAAGAAGACCATCTCTCTGCGGTCATCGAGGAGATGGAAGAGGATGACCAGATCAGTGCGATCACCGTTGGACGCAAACACGTTATCTGCCGGCGCGGATTCGAACCCAAAGGCTATCGCTCGCACCTGCACGAATAG
- a CDS encoding protein sorting system archaetidylserine synthase (This PssA-like phosphatidyltransferase, along with a PssD-like decarboxylase, is required in Haloarchaea for the archaeosortase ArtA to replace the PGF-CTERM sorting signal with a C-terminal lipid anchor.), giving the protein MLPRFVGRLGIADAVTITNAALGFVAVVVAFVDIHLAARLILLAAIADGLDGLLARHYGGTEAGPYLDSLADVASFAIAPAVLAFVVISDGLGIGLETVTVELGLVTAVCGLFVAMAVTRLGLYTAYDTADHYTEGIQTTLAATIMGAAILAGHPVDDPWLILAITGAFCYLMVSRIRYPDLLARDALIMGVIHGLAILVPNAAGRTFPFALLTLGIAYMTLSPWFYWGTDPAPVDEEPIASAE; this is encoded by the coding sequence ATGCTGCCCCGGTTCGTCGGCCGACTCGGGATCGCCGACGCCGTGACGATCACCAACGCCGCCCTCGGATTCGTCGCGGTCGTCGTCGCCTTCGTCGACATCCACCTCGCGGCCCGCCTCATCTTACTCGCAGCCATCGCCGACGGACTCGACGGCCTCCTCGCCCGACACTACGGTGGCACCGAGGCTGGCCCGTATCTCGATTCCCTCGCCGACGTGGCCTCGTTCGCCATCGCTCCAGCGGTGCTCGCGTTCGTCGTGATCAGCGACGGTCTCGGCATCGGCCTCGAGACGGTGACGGTCGAACTCGGCCTCGTCACGGCCGTCTGTGGCCTGTTCGTGGCGATGGCCGTCACGCGACTGGGTCTCTATACCGCGTACGATACGGCCGACCACTACACGGAAGGGATCCAGACGACCCTCGCCGCGACGATCATGGGCGCGGCGATTCTGGCCGGCCACCCGGTCGACGACCCCTGGCTGATCCTCGCGATCACCGGCGCGTTCTGTTACCTGATGGTCTCTCGAATCCGGTATCCCGACCTCCTCGCTCGAGACGCCCTGATCATGGGTGTCATCCACGGGCTGGCGATTCTCGTTCCGAACGCGGCGGGCCGAACGTTTCCGTTCGCGCTGCTCACACTCGGAATCGCCTACATGACGCTGAGTCCCTGGTTTTACTGGGGGACAGACCCTGCTCCGGTCGACGAGGAACCGATCGCGAGCGCCGAGTAA
- a CDS encoding 30S ribosomal protein S3ae produces MSERSVSRAKQEKRWYTVLAPEQFDRAELGETPADEPEQVYDRTIVTTLGELTNNASENNTKLTFQVNDVGSDAAYTEFKEHSLTRDYLRSLVRRGASKIDAYVTVLTTDDYRVQVQPVAFTTKKADASQEKAIRKQMVEMTEEAAAERTFEELIDSIVEGRLSSAIYGESKTIYPLRRVEIQKTTVEAHPDEVAEEEATSVDVDEGDVAVDD; encoded by the coding sequence ATGAGCGAACGATCAGTTTCACGCGCGAAGCAGGAGAAGCGGTGGTACACCGTGCTCGCCCCCGAGCAGTTCGACCGGGCGGAGCTCGGCGAGACCCCCGCCGACGAACCAGAACAGGTCTACGACCGAACCATCGTAACGACGCTCGGCGAACTCACGAACAACGCCAGCGAGAACAACACGAAGCTCACCTTCCAGGTGAACGACGTCGGCAGCGACGCCGCCTACACGGAGTTCAAGGAGCACTCGCTGACCCGTGACTACCTGCGCTCGCTCGTCCGCCGCGGGGCCTCGAAAATCGACGCCTACGTGACGGTGCTGACGACCGACGACTACCGGGTTCAGGTTCAGCCAGTCGCGTTCACGACGAAGAAAGCGGACGCGAGTCAGGAGAAGGCGATTCGCAAGCAGATGGTCGAGATGACCGAAGAAGCGGCCGCCGAGCGCACCTTCGAGGAACTCATCGACAGCATCGTCGAGGGCCGTCTCTCCTCCGCCATCTACGGCGAGTCCAAGACGATCTATCCGCTTCGCCGCGTCGAGATCCAGAAGACGACTGTCGAAGCCCACCCAGATGAAGTGGCCGAAGAGGAAGCGACCAGCGTCGACGTCGACGAAGGCGACGTCGCAGTCGACGACTAA
- a CDS encoding exonuclease has product MATEGRVAAGSTATSALESADFVHIVTLADGDGLAAAGLLARTLSHRETPFQVTTGRTIADRTTRLTADDRRDTRSVAIAIGPHDVDDGADELVSLETHDRPASLAAAELARDLGSTPDPLLTLAGTVAAGLEPGAGETEWLLEAALEKSLLERRPGVAVPTTDVIDGLAHTAFCRAPWSGDVAAVRTALEDVETNELDADGHRTIGSVVALDVVGAEDAIDQAAASLARFLHPYAIKIGADDDRERSFATLGGYADVLEATAAVEPATGVALAMGHDARKPALDAWQRRGKRAHVALDGASTGRYDGLYVLGVDEAPLETVARLALAYRSPESTVLVVGTDGAAIATREPRQLGSTLEAIARDLELGGAYDVGHRGGILEHDGERADEAIIAAVREHL; this is encoded by the coding sequence ATGGCAACGGAAGGTCGCGTCGCAGCCGGTTCGACCGCCACCTCGGCACTCGAGAGTGCCGACTTCGTCCACATCGTAACGCTGGCGGATGGCGACGGATTGGCTGCGGCCGGCCTTCTGGCCCGCACGCTCTCACACCGCGAGACGCCGTTCCAGGTGACGACCGGTCGGACGATCGCGGATCGGACGACGCGCCTGACCGCCGACGACCGTCGCGACACGCGGTCGGTCGCCATCGCGATCGGGCCACACGACGTCGACGACGGAGCGGACGAGTTGGTCAGCCTCGAGACCCACGACCGACCGGCAAGTCTCGCTGCAGCGGAACTCGCCCGCGATCTCGGATCGACACCCGATCCCCTGCTCACCCTTGCCGGCACGGTTGCCGCGGGGCTCGAGCCTGGTGCCGGCGAAACCGAGTGGCTCCTCGAGGCAGCACTCGAGAAATCGCTGCTCGAACGTCGACCTGGCGTCGCCGTCCCCACGACGGACGTAATCGACGGACTCGCACACACCGCGTTCTGTCGGGCTCCCTGGTCGGGAGACGTCGCTGCCGTGCGGACGGCACTCGAGGACGTCGAGACCAACGAACTCGACGCTGACGGCCACCGGACGATCGGATCGGTGGTCGCCCTCGACGTCGTCGGTGCGGAAGATGCGATCGACCAGGCTGCGGCGTCGCTCGCGCGATTCCTTCACCCGTACGCGATCAAAATCGGGGCCGATGACGACCGCGAGCGATCGTTCGCGACCCTCGGCGGCTACGCGGACGTGCTCGAGGCAACCGCTGCCGTCGAGCCCGCCACCGGTGTCGCCCTGGCGATGGGGCACGACGCACGGAAGCCGGCGCTCGATGCCTGGCAACGCCGAGGCAAGCGAGCCCACGTCGCACTCGACGGAGCGTCGACCGGTCGATACGACGGCCTGTACGTCCTCGGGGTCGACGAGGCCCCGCTCGAAACCGTGGCACGGCTCGCACTGGCGTACCGATCGCCGGAGTCGACCGTGTTGGTCGTCGGGACTGACGGCGCGGCGATCGCTACCCGCGAACCCCGACAGCTGGGTTCGACGCTCGAGGCGATCGCCCGCGACCTCGAGCTCGGTGGCGCGTACGACGTCGGTCACCGTGGCGGCATCCTCGAACACGACGGCGAACGTGCGGACGAAGCAATCATCGCGGCAGTGAGGGAGCACCTATGA
- a CDS encoding prephenate dehydrogenase/arogenate dehydrogenase family protein: MDVLIVGAGAMGVWVGSTLVDADGVEAAITFVDVDPETAERAAATVGGTIGDPDGEEGYDAVCIAVPMRHAADAIERYAPRAERALIDVTGVMETPLEAMAEHAPERERLSLHPLFAPERAPGSIATVQARGGPVTNQILSALEAAGNRLVETTAEEHDRAMESVQASAHAAILSFALAARPAPDGFETPIYEELRRLTTFVTNGTPRVYADIQTTFDGADAVAEAARAIADAADEDGETTFESLFEEAARTWSGAPDQDARTPEATTDEPGGDRQ, from the coding sequence ATGGACGTTCTAATCGTCGGGGCCGGGGCGATGGGTGTGTGGGTCGGTTCGACTCTCGTCGACGCGGACGGCGTCGAGGCGGCGATCACGTTCGTCGACGTCGACCCGGAAACAGCCGAGCGAGCAGCGGCGACCGTCGGCGGAACGATTGGTGACCCGGACGGCGAGGAGGGGTACGACGCCGTCTGTATCGCTGTCCCGATGCGACACGCGGCCGACGCCATCGAACGGTACGCCCCGCGAGCCGAACGCGCCCTGATCGACGTGACCGGCGTGATGGAAACGCCGCTCGAGGCGATGGCCGAACACGCTCCCGAGCGTGAGCGGCTGAGTCTCCACCCGCTATTCGCTCCCGAACGAGCTCCGGGCTCCATCGCGACGGTTCAGGCCCGCGGCGGGCCGGTTACCAACCAGATACTGTCGGCGCTCGAGGCTGCCGGAAACCGGCTCGTCGAGACGACCGCAGAAGAACACGACCGGGCGATGGAGTCTGTACAGGCGTCGGCCCACGCCGCCATCCTCTCGTTTGCCCTCGCTGCGAGGCCGGCTCCCGACGGCTTCGAAACGCCAATCTACGAGGAGCTTCGCCGGCTCACCACGTTCGTCACGAACGGGACGCCTCGAGTGTACGCCGACATCCAGACCACATTCGACGGGGCCGACGCCGTGGCCGAAGCCGCTCGAGCGATCGCCGACGCCGCAGATGAGGACGGGGAAACGACGTTCGAATCGCTGTTCGAGGAAGCGGCTCGAACGTGGAGCGGGGCTCCCGATCAAGACGCACGGACACCGGAGGCGACCACCGACGAGCCCGGAGGTGACCGTCAATGA
- the surE gene encoding 5'/3'-nucleotidase SurE produces MSDSLQILLTNDDGIDSPGIRALYNELSTIGSVTTVAPATDKSAIGRAISHEVEVTDHELGYAVHGTPSDCVVAGLSELCPTDCPDLVVSGCNKGANLGEYVLGRSGTVSAAVEAAFFDIPAIATSLYVPAGDLAFNEIETRTEDYALAADATRYLAEQGLNAGIFDVAAYLNVNAPMPERSDEPIDLAPLEITQPSTRYEMDASRNADAITLHDRVWEEMDPDVIPDPDGTDRRAVAEGRISVSPLTAPHSVTTPDALTDLIESYGRLERASSSE; encoded by the coding sequence ATGAGCGACTCACTCCAGATCCTGTTGACGAACGACGACGGGATCGACAGCCCCGGGATTCGGGCGCTGTACAACGAACTCTCGACAATCGGCTCCGTTACGACCGTCGCGCCTGCCACCGACAAGAGCGCAATCGGTCGAGCGATCTCCCACGAGGTCGAGGTCACCGACCACGAACTCGGGTACGCCGTTCACGGCACGCCGTCTGACTGCGTCGTCGCCGGTCTCTCCGAACTGTGTCCGACTGACTGCCCCGACCTCGTCGTCTCCGGCTGTAACAAAGGGGCCAACCTCGGCGAGTACGTCCTCGGCCGCTCGGGAACCGTCAGCGCGGCCGTCGAAGCCGCCTTCTTCGACATCCCGGCCATCGCCACCTCCCTGTACGTCCCCGCAGGCGATCTCGCCTTCAACGAGATCGAAACGAGAACTGAAGACTACGCCCTCGCCGCCGATGCGACCCGCTATCTCGCCGAACAGGGCTTGAATGCTGGAATCTTCGACGTTGCGGCATACCTGAACGTGAACGCACCCATGCCCGAACGGTCGGACGAACCGATCGACCTCGCCCCGCTCGAGATCACCCAACCCTCGACGCGCTACGAAATGGACGCGAGCCGAAACGCCGACGCCATCACCCTCCACGACCGCGTCTGGGAGGAGATGGATCCCGACGTGATCCCCGACCCCGACGGCACCGACCGCCGCGCCGTGGCCGAAGGCCGGATTAGTGTCTCGCCGCTGACCGCCCCCCACTCCGTCACGACGCCAGACGCACTCACAGACCTCATCGAGTCCTACGGTCGTCTCGAGCGGGCTTCGTCGTCCGAGTAG
- a CDS encoding 30S ribosomal protein S15, translated as MARMHTRRRGASGSDKPAADEPPEWSDVDAEKIESRVVELAEQGYDPSQIGLKLRDEGVTGTPIPDVKLATGKKLTEILEENDAKSDVPEDLRNLMERAIRLREHAEANPQDFQNKRSLQNTESKVRRLVSYYRGDEIDPDFTYSYDAAVELLEE; from the coding sequence ATGGCACGAATGCACACCCGCCGCCGTGGCGCGTCCGGATCGGACAAGCCAGCGGCAGACGAACCACCGGAGTGGAGCGACGTCGACGCAGAGAAGATCGAATCTCGCGTCGTCGAACTAGCAGAACAGGGGTACGACCCCAGTCAGATCGGACTCAAACTTCGTGACGAAGGTGTCACGGGTACCCCGATCCCGGACGTCAAACTGGCGACCGGAAAGAAGCTCACCGAGATCCTGGAGGAGAACGATGCGAAGTCGGACGTTCCAGAGGATCTTCGCAACCTGATGGAGCGCGCCATCCGCCTGCGCGAGCACGCGGAAGCGAACCCACAGGACTTCCAGAACAAACGCTCGCTGCAGAACACCGAGTCGAAAGTACGAAGACTCGTTTCGTACTACCGGGGCGACGAAATCGACCCCGACTTCACGTACTCCTACGACGCCGCAGTGGAGCTACTCGAGGAGTGA
- a CDS encoding M24 family metallopeptidase has translation MEIDLSPLTNYLTTEGVDGYFIDDDASDSDQRYVSGFSAPDAYQTLVTADGDVHLLVSGLEYGRAIKEADADSVTRTADYDAQELVAEHGRYEGGLRVYTQFLADHGVERIAVPRNFPTGTADGLRDHGIDVAVEPDGIVSEVRAVKHDEEIESIHRTQRANQEAMAVAETLIAEADIEDGVLVVDGEPLTSERVTEEIEVTLLRNGCSLDETIVACGEHGADPHDRGSGPLEANELIVIDIFPRDKETKYFGDMTRTFCRGTPTDEMTRRYEVTHEAFEAALEAVEAGVTGKEVHDATCDVIEDAGYATLRSDSSTDTGFIHSTGHGVGLDIHEGPSISPVGEELEVGHVITIEPGLYDPAVGGVRIEDLVVVTEDGYENLTDYPIDLEPSTRANDH, from the coding sequence ATGGAGATCGATCTTTCACCACTCACGAACTATCTCACGACGGAAGGAGTCGACGGCTACTTCATCGACGACGATGCGAGCGATTCCGACCAGCGCTACGTGTCCGGCTTTTCTGCACCGGACGCCTATCAGACGCTCGTCACCGCCGATGGCGACGTCCACCTGCTCGTCTCGGGCCTCGAGTACGGCCGGGCCATCAAGGAAGCCGATGCAGACAGCGTAACGCGAACTGCCGACTACGATGCCCAGGAACTCGTCGCCGAACACGGCCGGTACGAAGGTGGCCTTCGCGTCTACACGCAGTTCCTCGCCGACCACGGCGTCGAACGGATCGCCGTCCCCCGAAACTTCCCCACTGGCACCGCCGACGGTCTTCGCGACCACGGCATCGACGTCGCGGTCGAACCGGACGGCATCGTCAGCGAGGTTCGCGCCGTCAAACACGACGAGGAGATCGAGTCGATCCACCGCACGCAGCGAGCGAACCAGGAGGCGATGGCCGTCGCCGAAACGCTCATCGCCGAGGCCGATATCGAAGACGGCGTTCTCGTCGTCGACGGCGAACCGCTCACCAGCGAGCGCGTCACCGAGGAAATCGAGGTCACGCTCCTGCGAAACGGCTGTTCGCTCGACGAGACAATCGTCGCCTGTGGCGAACACGGCGCCGATCCCCACGACCGCGGGAGCGGCCCGCTCGAAGCGAACGAACTGATCGTGATCGACATTTTCCCGCGGGACAAGGAGACGAAATACTTCGGCGACATGACCCGGACGTTCTGTCGCGGGACGCCGACCGACGAGATGACACGGCGCTACGAGGTCACCCACGAGGCCTTCGAGGCTGCACTGGAAGCGGTCGAGGCCGGTGTGACCGGCAAAGAAGTTCACGACGCGACCTGTGACGTCATCGAGGACGCCGGGTACGCGACTCTGCGGAGCGATTCCAGCACCGACACCGGGTTCATCCACAGCACCGGCCACGGCGTCGGCCTCGACATCCACGAGGGGCCGAGCATCTCGCCGGTCGGCGAGGAACTCGAGGTCGGACATGTGATCACAATCGAGCCGGGGCTCTACGACCCTGCTGTCGGGGGCGTCCGGATCGAAGACCTCGTCGTCGTCACCGAGGACGGCTACGAGAACCTGACCGACTACCCGATCGACCTCGAGCCGTCGACTCGTGCGAACGATCACTGA
- a CDS encoding Rdx family protein produces the protein MTSIEIEYCHPCGFLDRALDVQAAVMRSFGTELERASLVVGDNGVFRVRIDGTTVFDVSEDEFDIDEIVRRVRRNRQ, from the coding sequence ATGACGTCCATCGAGATCGAATACTGCCATCCCTGTGGCTTTCTCGACCGTGCACTCGACGTACAGGCCGCCGTGATGCGCTCGTTCGGCACCGAACTCGAGCGTGCGTCGCTCGTCGTGGGCGACAACGGCGTCTTTCGCGTCCGGATCGACGGGACGACGGTGTTCGACGTCAGCGAAGACGAGTTCGACATCGACGAGATCGTGAGACGCGTCCGTCGCAACCGACAGTAG